A stretch of the Arachis stenosperma cultivar V10309 chromosome 6, arast.V10309.gnm1.PFL2, whole genome shotgun sequence genome encodes the following:
- the LOC130933083 gene encoding uncharacterized protein LOC130933083 isoform X1, with protein MTNPNAHFSLVFLAFLLSCLVFSDEQSEEGSISAGSYDFQWRIPKVKTNCNNTTHSLRYYPSANHAHAPPPPPRRRRRDRAPNAIRRHRLRPRPLPEIDPLFPWIPQPKALPPLPRPPSMPSHHHQ; from the exons ATGACTAACCCAAACGCtcatttttctttagtttttcttgcttttctcTTATCTTGTCTAGTCTTTAGTGATGAACAGTCCGAAG AAGGTTCAATAAGTGCTGGCTCCTATGACTTTCAGTGGCGGATTCCTAAAGTTAAAACGAATTGCAATAATACTACTCATTCACTTAGATATTATCCTAGCGCAAATCATGCTCatgctcctcctcctcctccccgCCGTCGGCGTCGCGATCGTGCTCCGAATGCCATCCGCCGACACCGCCTCCGTCCCCGTCCACTTCCAGAGATAGATCCATTATTTCCATGGATACCTCAACCCAAGGCTTTGCCACCTCTGCCAAGGCCTCCGTCTATgccttctcatcatcatcagtaA
- the LOC130933083 gene encoding uncharacterized protein LOC130933083 isoform X2 codes for MTNPNAHFSLVFLAFLLSCLVFSDEQSEGSISAGSYDFQWRIPKVKTNCNNTTHSLRYYPSANHAHAPPPPPRRRRRDRAPNAIRRHRLRPRPLPEIDPLFPWIPQPKALPPLPRPPSMPSHHHQ; via the exons ATGACTAACCCAAACGCtcatttttctttagtttttcttgcttttctcTTATCTTGTCTAGTCTTTAGTGATGAACAGTCCGAAG GTTCAATAAGTGCTGGCTCCTATGACTTTCAGTGGCGGATTCCTAAAGTTAAAACGAATTGCAATAATACTACTCATTCACTTAGATATTATCCTAGCGCAAATCATGCTCatgctcctcctcctcctccccgCCGTCGGCGTCGCGATCGTGCTCCGAATGCCATCCGCCGACACCGCCTCCGTCCCCGTCCACTTCCAGAGATAGATCCATTATTTCCATGGATACCTCAACCCAAGGCTTTGCCACCTCTGCCAAGGCCTCCGTCTATgccttctcatcatcatcagtaA
- the LOC130932741 gene encoding gamma-tubulin complex component 2 isoform X3, with translation MNHSSVDFEKPIGYYAASVQELIVIDDVLSAMVGVEGRYILIKTVRGKTDDVTFHVDPSMDLALQDYQAMVAQLEHQFRLGRLSLQGLWFYCQPMMGSMQALSIVIQKAASNNFSGSAVLNLLQSQAKAMAGDNAVRLLLEKMTQCASNAYMSILERWVYEGVIDDPYEEFFIAENKSFQKESLTQDYDAKYWGQRYSLKDGIPSFLANIAQTILTTGKYLNVMRECGHNVQVPQSENSKLMSSGSNHHYLECIKAAYNFASRELLNLIKEKYDLMGKLRSIKHYLLLDQGDFLVHFMDIARDELAKKPDEVSVEKLQSLLDLALRTTAAAADPLHEGVTCVVERSSLLKRSSTFKDLELSQRSSGDNDLEEPVSITSLETFSLSYKVQWPLSIVLSRKALTKYQLIFRFLFHCKHVERQLCGAWQVHQGVKALNTRGTALSRSSLLCRSMLKFINSLLHYLTFEVIEPNWHVMHDRLQSANSIDEVIQHHDFFLDKCLRECLLLLPELLKKVQKLESMCLQYAAATQWLISSSIILHNPDEATESSTKSKQRKSGQVLKSTTRSAAVTESILKFEKEFNAELQSLGSMLSSSSQAEPYLAHLAQLILGVKSEQNGF, from the exons ATGAATCACTCCTCCGTAGACTTTGAGAAACCAATTGGTTACTACGCTGCTTCAGTTCAA GAGCTTATTGTTATTGATGATGTTCTTTCGGCTATGGTTGGGGTCGAAGGACGTTACATCTTAATCAAAACAGTTCGTGGAAAGACGGATGATGTTACTTTCCATGTTGACCCATCTATGGATTTGGCACTGCAG GATTACCAAGCCATGGTAGCACAGCTCGAACACCAATTTCGGCTTGGTAGACTTTCCCTTCAAGGATTGTGGTTCTATTGTCAG CCCATGATGGGGTCAATGCAAGCATTATCCATTGTTATTCAGAAGGCTGCATCCAACAATTTTTCTGGATCTGCTGTTCTTAACTTATTGCAGAGCCAG GCAAAGGCTATGGCTGGAGACAATGCTGTCAGGTTATTGCTTGAGAAAATGACACAATGTGCGAGCAATGCTTACATGAGCATATTGGAAAG ATGGGTCTATGAAGGAGTTATTGACGATCCATACGAAGAATTTTTCATTGCAGAGAACAAATCTTTTCAGAAG GAGAGCCTCACTCAAGATTATGATGCCAAGTATTGGGGACAGCGTTACAGCCTCAAAGATGGAATTCCTAGTTTTCTAGCAAATATTGCTCAGACAATTTTGACCACTGGAAAATATCTAAATGTCATGAGAGAATGTGGGCACAACGTTCAG GTCCCTCAATCAGAAAATTCAAAACTAATGAGCTCTGGTTCAAATCATCATTATCTTGAATGTATTAAGGCTGCCTATAACTTTGCTAGTCGTGAACTGTTGAATCTCATTAAGGAAAAG TATGATCTAATGGGAAAGCTGCGATCTATAAAGCACTAccttcttcttgatcag GGTGATTTCTTGGTACATTTTATGGATATTGCTCGAGACGAGCTAGCTAAAAAGCCTGATGAAGTCTCGGTTGAGAAGTTGCAG TCTCTTCTAGACCTTGCTTTGCGTACTACAGCAGCTGCAGCAGATCCTCTTCATGAAGGCGTAACCTGTGTTGTG GAAAGGTCATCTTTGCTGAAAAGGTCGAGCACATTCAAAGATCTTGAACTTAGCCAGCGAAGTTCGGGTGACAATGACCTGGAGGAGCCAGTTAGCATCACTAGCCTTGAAACATTTTCACTTAGTTATAAG GTGCAATGGCCATTGTCTATAGTATTATCACGAAAAGCCCTTACAAAATACCAGTTAATTTTTCGATTTCTTTTCCATTGTAAACATGTTGAGCGTCAACTGTGTGGAGCATGGCAAGTACATCAA GGTGTTAAAGCTCTCAATACACGTGGAACTGCTCTCTCCAGATCATCTCTTCTTTGCCGTAGTATGCTTAAATTTATCAATAGCCTTTTACACTATCTGACATTTGAG GTTATTGAACCCAATTGGCATGTGATGCATGACAGACTTCAATCAGCAAATAGCATAGATGAG GTTATACAGCATCATGATTTTTTCCTCGATAAATGTTTGAGAGAATGTTTGCTTCTTTTACCTGAGCTGCTCAAG AAGGTGCAGAAACTTGAATCCATGTGCCTACAATATGCAGCAGCAACTCAGTGGCTTATCTCATCTTCTATCATATTACACAATCCAGACGAAGCAACTGAATCCTCGACGAAATCCAAGCAACGGAAATCCGGCCAGGTTCTAAAGTCAACCACCAGAAGTGCGGCAGTCACCGAGTCCATTCT CAAATTTGAAAAGGAATTCAATGCTGAGCTACAGAGTCTTGGATCAATGTTGAGTAGTAGTTCCCAGGCAGAGCCATATTTGGCTCATCTTGCACAATTGATCCTTGGTGTTAAAAGCGAACAGAATGGTTTTTAA
- the LOC130932741 gene encoding gamma-tubulin complex component 2 isoform X1: MNHSSVDFEKPIGYYAASVQELIVIDDVLSAMVGVEGRYILIKTVRGKTDDVTFHVDPSMDLALQELAKRIFPLCRSFLLINQFVESRSQFQNGLVNHAFSAALRALLLDYQAMVAQLEHQFRLGRLSLQGLWFYCQPMMGSMQALSIVIQKAASNNFSGSAVLNLLQSQAKAMAGDNAVRLLLEKMTQCASNAYMSILERWVYEGVIDDPYEEFFIAENKSFQKESLTQDYDAKYWGQRYSLKDGIPSFLANIAQTILTTGKYLNVMRECGHNVQVPQSENSKLMSSGSNHHYLECIKAAYNFASRELLNLIKEKYDLMGKLRSIKHYLLLDQGDFLVHFMDIARDELAKKPDEVSVEKLQSLLDLALRTTAAAADPLHEGVTCVVERSSLLKRSSTFKDLELSQRSSGDNDLEEPVSITSLETFSLSYKVQWPLSIVLSRKALTKYQLIFRFLFHCKHVERQLCGAWQVHQGVKALNTRGTALSRSSLLCRSMLKFINSLLHYLTFEVIEPNWHVMHDRLQSANSIDEVIQHHDFFLDKCLRECLLLLPELLKKVQKLESMCLQYAAATQWLISSSIILHNPDEATESSTKSKQRKSGQVLKSTTRSAAVTESILKFEKEFNAELQSLGSMLSSSSQAEPYLAHLAQLILGVKSEQNGF, translated from the exons ATGAATCACTCCTCCGTAGACTTTGAGAAACCAATTGGTTACTACGCTGCTTCAGTTCAA GAGCTTATTGTTATTGATGATGTTCTTTCGGCTATGGTTGGGGTCGAAGGACGTTACATCTTAATCAAAACAGTTCGTGGAAAGACGGATGATGTTACTTTCCATGTTGACCCATCTATGGATTTGGCACTGCAG GAATTAGCAAAACGGATATTCCCTCTTTGTAGGAGCTTTTTGTTGATCAACCAGTTTGTTGAGTCAAGGTCTCAGTTCCAGAATGGCCTTGTTAATCATGCTTTCTCTGCTGCTCTGAGGGCTCTTCTTCTT GATTACCAAGCCATGGTAGCACAGCTCGAACACCAATTTCGGCTTGGTAGACTTTCCCTTCAAGGATTGTGGTTCTATTGTCAG CCCATGATGGGGTCAATGCAAGCATTATCCATTGTTATTCAGAAGGCTGCATCCAACAATTTTTCTGGATCTGCTGTTCTTAACTTATTGCAGAGCCAG GCAAAGGCTATGGCTGGAGACAATGCTGTCAGGTTATTGCTTGAGAAAATGACACAATGTGCGAGCAATGCTTACATGAGCATATTGGAAAG ATGGGTCTATGAAGGAGTTATTGACGATCCATACGAAGAATTTTTCATTGCAGAGAACAAATCTTTTCAGAAG GAGAGCCTCACTCAAGATTATGATGCCAAGTATTGGGGACAGCGTTACAGCCTCAAAGATGGAATTCCTAGTTTTCTAGCAAATATTGCTCAGACAATTTTGACCACTGGAAAATATCTAAATGTCATGAGAGAATGTGGGCACAACGTTCAG GTCCCTCAATCAGAAAATTCAAAACTAATGAGCTCTGGTTCAAATCATCATTATCTTGAATGTATTAAGGCTGCCTATAACTTTGCTAGTCGTGAACTGTTGAATCTCATTAAGGAAAAG TATGATCTAATGGGAAAGCTGCGATCTATAAAGCACTAccttcttcttgatcag GGTGATTTCTTGGTACATTTTATGGATATTGCTCGAGACGAGCTAGCTAAAAAGCCTGATGAAGTCTCGGTTGAGAAGTTGCAG TCTCTTCTAGACCTTGCTTTGCGTACTACAGCAGCTGCAGCAGATCCTCTTCATGAAGGCGTAACCTGTGTTGTG GAAAGGTCATCTTTGCTGAAAAGGTCGAGCACATTCAAAGATCTTGAACTTAGCCAGCGAAGTTCGGGTGACAATGACCTGGAGGAGCCAGTTAGCATCACTAGCCTTGAAACATTTTCACTTAGTTATAAG GTGCAATGGCCATTGTCTATAGTATTATCACGAAAAGCCCTTACAAAATACCAGTTAATTTTTCGATTTCTTTTCCATTGTAAACATGTTGAGCGTCAACTGTGTGGAGCATGGCAAGTACATCAA GGTGTTAAAGCTCTCAATACACGTGGAACTGCTCTCTCCAGATCATCTCTTCTTTGCCGTAGTATGCTTAAATTTATCAATAGCCTTTTACACTATCTGACATTTGAG GTTATTGAACCCAATTGGCATGTGATGCATGACAGACTTCAATCAGCAAATAGCATAGATGAG GTTATACAGCATCATGATTTTTTCCTCGATAAATGTTTGAGAGAATGTTTGCTTCTTTTACCTGAGCTGCTCAAG AAGGTGCAGAAACTTGAATCCATGTGCCTACAATATGCAGCAGCAACTCAGTGGCTTATCTCATCTTCTATCATATTACACAATCCAGACGAAGCAACTGAATCCTCGACGAAATCCAAGCAACGGAAATCCGGCCAGGTTCTAAAGTCAACCACCAGAAGTGCGGCAGTCACCGAGTCCATTCT CAAATTTGAAAAGGAATTCAATGCTGAGCTACAGAGTCTTGGATCAATGTTGAGTAGTAGTTCCCAGGCAGAGCCATATTTGGCTCATCTTGCACAATTGATCCTTGGTGTTAAAAGCGAACAGAATGGTTTTTAA
- the LOC130932741 gene encoding gamma-tubulin complex component 2 isoform X2 yields the protein MVGVEGRYILIKTVRGKTDDVTFHVDPSMDLALQELAKRIFPLCRSFLLINQFVESRSQFQNGLVNHAFSAALRALLLDYQAMVAQLEHQFRLGRLSLQGLWFYCQPMMGSMQALSIVIQKAASNNFSGSAVLNLLQSQAKAMAGDNAVRLLLEKMTQCASNAYMSILERWVYEGVIDDPYEEFFIAENKSFQKESLTQDYDAKYWGQRYSLKDGIPSFLANIAQTILTTGKYLNVMRECGHNVQVPQSENSKLMSSGSNHHYLECIKAAYNFASRELLNLIKEKYDLMGKLRSIKHYLLLDQGDFLVHFMDIARDELAKKPDEVSVEKLQSLLDLALRTTAAAADPLHEGVTCVVERSSLLKRSSTFKDLELSQRSSGDNDLEEPVSITSLETFSLSYKVQWPLSIVLSRKALTKYQLIFRFLFHCKHVERQLCGAWQVHQGVKALNTRGTALSRSSLLCRSMLKFINSLLHYLTFEVIEPNWHVMHDRLQSANSIDEVIQHHDFFLDKCLRECLLLLPELLKKVQKLESMCLQYAAATQWLISSSIILHNPDEATESSTKSKQRKSGQVLKSTTRSAAVTESILKFEKEFNAELQSLGSMLSSSSQAEPYLAHLAQLILGVKSEQNGF from the exons ATGGTTGGGGTCGAAGGACGTTACATCTTAATCAAAACAGTTCGTGGAAAGACGGATGATGTTACTTTCCATGTTGACCCATCTATGGATTTGGCACTGCAG GAATTAGCAAAACGGATATTCCCTCTTTGTAGGAGCTTTTTGTTGATCAACCAGTTTGTTGAGTCAAGGTCTCAGTTCCAGAATGGCCTTGTTAATCATGCTTTCTCTGCTGCTCTGAGGGCTCTTCTTCTT GATTACCAAGCCATGGTAGCACAGCTCGAACACCAATTTCGGCTTGGTAGACTTTCCCTTCAAGGATTGTGGTTCTATTGTCAG CCCATGATGGGGTCAATGCAAGCATTATCCATTGTTATTCAGAAGGCTGCATCCAACAATTTTTCTGGATCTGCTGTTCTTAACTTATTGCAGAGCCAG GCAAAGGCTATGGCTGGAGACAATGCTGTCAGGTTATTGCTTGAGAAAATGACACAATGTGCGAGCAATGCTTACATGAGCATATTGGAAAG ATGGGTCTATGAAGGAGTTATTGACGATCCATACGAAGAATTTTTCATTGCAGAGAACAAATCTTTTCAGAAG GAGAGCCTCACTCAAGATTATGATGCCAAGTATTGGGGACAGCGTTACAGCCTCAAAGATGGAATTCCTAGTTTTCTAGCAAATATTGCTCAGACAATTTTGACCACTGGAAAATATCTAAATGTCATGAGAGAATGTGGGCACAACGTTCAG GTCCCTCAATCAGAAAATTCAAAACTAATGAGCTCTGGTTCAAATCATCATTATCTTGAATGTATTAAGGCTGCCTATAACTTTGCTAGTCGTGAACTGTTGAATCTCATTAAGGAAAAG TATGATCTAATGGGAAAGCTGCGATCTATAAAGCACTAccttcttcttgatcag GGTGATTTCTTGGTACATTTTATGGATATTGCTCGAGACGAGCTAGCTAAAAAGCCTGATGAAGTCTCGGTTGAGAAGTTGCAG TCTCTTCTAGACCTTGCTTTGCGTACTACAGCAGCTGCAGCAGATCCTCTTCATGAAGGCGTAACCTGTGTTGTG GAAAGGTCATCTTTGCTGAAAAGGTCGAGCACATTCAAAGATCTTGAACTTAGCCAGCGAAGTTCGGGTGACAATGACCTGGAGGAGCCAGTTAGCATCACTAGCCTTGAAACATTTTCACTTAGTTATAAG GTGCAATGGCCATTGTCTATAGTATTATCACGAAAAGCCCTTACAAAATACCAGTTAATTTTTCGATTTCTTTTCCATTGTAAACATGTTGAGCGTCAACTGTGTGGAGCATGGCAAGTACATCAA GGTGTTAAAGCTCTCAATACACGTGGAACTGCTCTCTCCAGATCATCTCTTCTTTGCCGTAGTATGCTTAAATTTATCAATAGCCTTTTACACTATCTGACATTTGAG GTTATTGAACCCAATTGGCATGTGATGCATGACAGACTTCAATCAGCAAATAGCATAGATGAG GTTATACAGCATCATGATTTTTTCCTCGATAAATGTTTGAGAGAATGTTTGCTTCTTTTACCTGAGCTGCTCAAG AAGGTGCAGAAACTTGAATCCATGTGCCTACAATATGCAGCAGCAACTCAGTGGCTTATCTCATCTTCTATCATATTACACAATCCAGACGAAGCAACTGAATCCTCGACGAAATCCAAGCAACGGAAATCCGGCCAGGTTCTAAAGTCAACCACCAGAAGTGCGGCAGTCACCGAGTCCATTCT CAAATTTGAAAAGGAATTCAATGCTGAGCTACAGAGTCTTGGATCAATGTTGAGTAGTAGTTCCCAGGCAGAGCCATATTTGGCTCATCTTGCACAATTGATCCTTGGTGTTAAAAGCGAACAGAATGGTTTTTAA